In Perca fluviatilis chromosome 11, GENO_Pfluv_1.0, whole genome shotgun sequence, the following proteins share a genomic window:
- the LOC120568054 gene encoding tripartite motif-containing protein 16-like, with translation MAQKRVKLDRETFSCVICLDLLKDPVTTPCGHSYCMDCIQRHWDEEDGKQIYSCPQCRKTFTPRPVLLKNTMLSDLVEELKKTELQAAPADHCYAGAEDVACDVCTGRKLKALKSCLVCLVSYCDQHLQPHYDSSAFEKHKLVEPSKNLQENICSHHDEVMKMFCRTDQQCICSLCLMDEHKGHDTVLAAAERTERQKELEGSQQNIQQRIQDREKDMKLLQQEVEAINRSADKVVKDSGKIFTELIRLIKTRRSDVEQQVRFQQKTEVSRVKELQEKLEQETTELKRKDAEMKKLSDTEDHNQFLHNYSSLSPLSESTSSIDIRPLRYFEDVTAAVSDSRDKLQDVLRDTWTNISLAVTEVDVLLSQREPKTRADFLKYWRDIRLDPNTAHPKLVLSKGNRKATAVEEEQPYRRHKDRYTTTLQVMSRGSYAGRCYWEVECFGRFYVAVSYKGVRRKKKATACAFGLNDKSWVLDCSQHKYTFVYDSEDTPVSGHEVTRLGVYLDHSAGTLSFYSITKTMTLLHRVQTTFTQPLYAGLGFFWYGSSAEFCELE, from the coding sequence atggcgcagaaaAGAGTTAAGCTGGACCGGGAAACTTTCTCTTGTGTGATTTGTttggatctactgaaggatccggtgactactccctgtggacacagctactgcatggACTGTATTCAACGCCACTGGGATGAAGAGGATGGGAAGCAGATCTACAGCTGTCCTCAGTGCAGAAAGACTttcacaccgaggcctgtcctgctgaaaaacaccatgttatCAGATTTAGTGGAGGAACTGAAGAAGACTGaactccaagctgctcctgctgatcactgctatgctggagctgaagatgtggcctgtgatgtctgcactggGAGAAAACTGAAAGCCCTCAAGTCCTGTCTGGTGTGTCTGGTCTCTTACTGTGATCAACACCTTCAGCCTCATTATGACTCCTCTGCGTTtgagaaacacaagctggtggagcccTCCAAGAATCTCCAGGAGAACATCTGCTCTCAtcatgatgaggtgatgaagatgttCTGCCGTACTGATCAGCAGTGTATCTGTTCTCTCTGCTTAATGGAtgaacataaaggccacgacacagtcttagctgcagcagaaaggactgagaggcagaaagagCTCGAGGGGAGTCAacaaaacatccagcagagaatccaggacagagagaaagatatgaagctgcttcaacaggAGGTGGAGGCTATCAATCGCTCTGCTGATAAAGTAGTGAAGGACAGTGGGAAGATCTTCACTGAGCTGATCCGTCTCATCAAGACAAGACGCTCTGATGtggagcagcaggtcagattccaGCAGAAAACTGAAGTGAGTCGAgtcaaagagcttcaggagaagctggagcaggagaccactgagctgaagaggaaagacgCTGAGATGAAGAAGCTCTCAGacacagaggatcacaaccagtttctacacaactactcctcactgtcaccactcagtGAATCTACATCCAGCATCGATATCCGTCCTCTGCGCTACTTTGAGGATGTGACAGCGGCCGTGTCAGACTCcagagataaactacaggacgtCCTGAGAGACACATGGACAAACATCTCACTGGCTGTGACTGAAGTGGATGTTTTACTGTCACAACGagagcccaagaccagagctgacttCTTAAAATATTGGCGTGACATCAgactggatccaaacacagcacaCCCAAAGCTGGTTTTATCCAAGGGGAACAGAAAAGCAACAGCTGTGGAAGAAGAACAGCCTTACCGTCGTCACAAGGACAGATACACCACTACTTTACAGGTCATGAGTAGAGGGAGTTACgctggacgttgttactgggaggtggagtgCTTTGGGAGATTTTATGTCGCAGTCTCATACAAGGGTGTCCgcagaaaaaagaaagcaacTGCATGTGCATTTGGACTCAATGACAAGTCTTGGGTGTTAGATTGTTCCcaacacaaatatacatttgTGTACGACTCAGAGGACACACCCGTCTCAGGGCACGAGGTCACCAGactaggagtgtacctggaccACAGCGCAGgtactctgtccttctacagcatCACTaaaaccatgactctcctccacagagtccagaccacattcactcagccgctcTACGCTGGACTTGGGTTTTTCTGGTACGGATCCAGTGCTGAGTTTTGTGAACTAGAATAG
- the LOC120568059 gene encoding tripartite motif-containing protein 16-like, with protein MAQRGVQLDRETFSCVICLDLLKDPVTTSCGHSYCMDCIKAHWDEEDEKQIYSCPQCRQTFIPRPVLLKSTMLSDIVEQLKKTGLQAAPADHCYAGAEDVACDVCTGRKLKALKSCLVCLVSYCDQHLQPHYNSSAFEKHKLVEPSKNLQENICSLHDEVMKMFCRTDQQCICYLCSVDEHKGHDTVSAAAERTERQKELEVSQQNIHQRIQDREKDVKLLQQEVEFINRSADKVVEDSEKIFTELIRLLEKRRNAVKQKVRSQQKTEVNQIKELQKKLDQEITELKRISDTEDDNQFLQNYSLLAPAGESTSSIHIRPLRYFEDMAAAVSEFKKKLQDVLKELWSTTVTEVDVVLPYSQQEPKTREEFLKYSLELTLDPNTVNTYLLLSEGNRKATLMSKEQFYSSHPDRFATCCQVLSKEGLTRHCYWEVRGRGGVYVAVAYKNISRGGKSTDCRFGFNDKSWALDCDKISYTFWHNKVQTPISGPPSTRVGVYLDHGAGLLSFYSVSDTMTLLHRVQTTFTQPLYAGLWLCFDGGTAELS; from the coding sequence atggcgcagagaggagttcagctggaccgggaaaccttctcttgtgtcatctgtctggatctactgaaggatcctGTGACTACTTcctgtggacacagctactgtATGGACTGTATTAAAGCTCACTGGGATGAAGAGGATGAGAAGCAGATCTACAGCTGTCCCCAATGCAGGCAGACTTTCATACcgaggcctgtcctgctgaaaaGCACCATGTTATCAGATATAGTGGAGCaactgaagaagactggactccaagctgctcctgctgatcactgctatgctggagctgaagatgtggcctgtgatgtctgcactggGAGAAAACTGAAAGCCCTCAAGTCCTGTCTGGTGTGTCTGGTCTCTTACTGTGATCAACACCTTCAGCCTCATTATAACTCCTCTGCGTTtgagaaacacaagctggtggagcccTCCAAGAATCTCCAGGAGAACATCTGCTCTCTtcatgatgaggtgatgaagatgttctgtcgtactgatcagcagtgtatctgttatctctgctctgtggatgaacataaaggccacgacacagtctcagctgcagcagaaaggactgagaggcagaaagagCTCGAGGTGAGTCAACAAAACATCCAtcagagaatccaggacagagagaaagatgtgaagctgcttcaacaggAGGTGGAGTTTATCAATCGCTCTGCTGATAAAGTAGTAGAGGACAGTGAGAAGATCTTCACtgagctgatccgtctcctggagaaaagaCGCAATGCTGTAAAGCAGAAGGTCAGATCTCAGCAGAAAACTGAAGTGAATCAAATCAAAGAGCTTCAGAAGAAGCTGGAtcaggagatcactgagctgaagaggatCTCAGACACAGAGGATGACAACCAGTTTCTTCAAAATTACTCCTTACTCGCACCAGCCGGTGAATCTACATCAAGCATCCATATCCGTCCTCTGCGCTACTTTGAGGACATGGCAGCGGCCGTGTCAGAATTCAAAAAGAAACTACAGGATGTTCTAAAAGAGCTATGGTCAACAACAGTGACTGAAGTGGATGTTGTACTGCCATATTCACAACAAGAGCCCAAGACCAGAGAAGAATTCTTGAAATATTCACTTGAACTCACACTGGATCCCAACACGGTGAACACATAtctgttattatctgaggggaacaggaaagcaacatTAATGAGTAAGGAACAGTTttattctagtcacccagacagattcgCTACATGTTGTCAGGTCCTGAGTAAAGAGGGTCTGACCAGAcactgttactgggaggtgagagggagaggaggagtttACGTCGCAGTCGCGTACAAGAACATCAGCAGAGGGGGGAAATCGACCGATTGTAGATTTGGATTCAATGACAAATCTTGGGCATTGGATTGTGACAAAATCAGTTACACATTTTGGCACAACAAAGTCCAAACTCCCATCTCAGGTCCTCCATCTaccagagtaggagtgtacctggaccACGGCGCAGGtcttctgtccttctacagcgtctctgacaccatgactctcctccacagagtccagaccacattcactcagccgctcTACGCTGGACTGTGGCTTTGTTTTGATGGAGGCACTGCTGAGTTATCTTAA
- the LOC120568053 gene encoding tripartite motif-containing protein 16-like: MAQKRVRLVRETFSCVICLDLLKDPVTILCGHSYCMDCIKAHWDGEGEKQIYSCPQCRKTFTPRPVLRKNTMLADLVEQLKKTGLQAAPADHCYAGAEDVACDVCTGRKLKALKSCLVCLVSYCDQHLQPHHNSSAFEKHKLVEPSKNLQENICSLHDEVMKIFCRTDQQCICYLCTVDEHKGHDTVSAAAERTERQKELEGSRQNIQQRIQDREKDVKLLQREVEAINSYANEAMEDTENLFTQLICLMETRRSDVKQQVRSQQKTELSRVKKVQKKLDQEITELKRKDAEMKKLSDTEDHTQFLHNYSSLSPLSESTDSPSINIRPMRYYGYLIAGVSEVRDKLQDTVSELWTNLSTPATEVDVLLPNPQSEPKTRAEFLKYSQEITLDPNTANTHMLLSERNRKATLLIEEQSCSSHPDRFTGCRQVLSKESLTGCCYWEVEWTGRGVQVAVAYNDISRGVSFRECAFGLNDKSWALDTYSNSFLHNKVKTLLSGPVSSRVGVYLDHSAGLLSFYSVSDTMTLLHRVQTTFTQPLYAGLLFFFCGATAKFSKLK; encoded by the coding sequence ATGGCACAGAAACGTGTTAGGCTGGTTCGGGAAACTTTCTCTTGTGTgatctgtctggatctactgaaggatccggtgactattctctgtggacacagctactgtATGGACTGTATTAAAGCTCACTGGGATGGAGAGGGTGAGAAGCAGATCTACAGCTGTCCTCAGTGTAGAAAGACTTTCACACCGAGGCCTGTACTGCggaaaaacaccatgttagcagatttagtggagcaactgaagaagactggactccaagctgctcctgctgatcactgctatgctggagctgaagatgtggcctgtgatgtctgcactggGAGAAAACTGAAAGCCCTCAAGTCCTGTCTGGTGTGTCTGGTCTCTTACTGTGATCAACACCTTCAGCCTCATCATAACTCCTCTGCGTTtgagaaacacaagctggtggagcccTCCAAGAATCTCCAGGAGAACATCTGCTCTCTtcatgatgaggtgatgaagattTTCTGTCGTACTGATCAGCAATGTATCTGTTATCTCTGCACTGTGGAtgaacataaaggccacgacaccgtctcagctgcagcagaaaggactgagaggcagaaagagctcgaggggagtcgacaaaacatccagcagagaatccaggacagagagaaagatgtgaagctgcttcaacgGGAGGTGGAGGCTATCAATAGCTATGCCAATGAAGCAATGGAGGACACAGAGAATCTCTTTACTCAGCTGATCTGTCTCATGGAGACAAGACGCTCcgatgtgaagcagcaggtcagatcgcAGCAGAAAACTGAATTGAGCCGAGTCAAAAAGGTTCAGAAGAAGCTAGAtcaggagatcactgagctgaagaggaaagacgCTGAGATGAAGAAGCTCTCAGACACAGAGGATCACAcccagtttctacacaactactcctcactgtcaccactcagtGAATCTACAGACTCACCCAGCATCAATATCCGTCCTATGCGCTACTATGGTTATTTGATAGCAGGTGTGTCAGAAGTCCGAGACAAACTACAGGACACTGTGAGCGAGTTGTGGACAAACCTGTCGACGCCTGCGACCGAAGTGGACGTCCTACTGCCAAATCCACAATCGgagcccaagaccagagctgaattcttaaaatattcgcaggaaatcacactggatcccaacacagcaaacacacacatgttgtTATCTGAGAGGAACCGAAAAGCAACATTGCTCATAGAAGAACAGTCTTGTTCCAGTCACCCAGACCGATTCACCGGATGTCGACAGGTCCTGAGTAAAGAGAGTCTGACCGGatgttgttactgggaggtggagtggACCGGGAGAGGCGTTCAGGTAGCAGTCGCGTACAACGACATCAGCAGAGGAGTGAGCTTCCGTGAATGTGCATTTGGATTGAATGACAAATCCTGGGCGTTAGACACTTATTCAAATAGTTTCTTGCACAACAAAGTCAAAACGCTCCTCTCAGGTCCTgtgtcctccagagtaggagtgtacctggaccACAGCGCAGGtcttctgtccttctacagcgtctctgacaccatgactctcctccacagagtccagaccacattcactcagcctctctacGCTGgccttctgtttttcttttgtggaGCCACTGCCAAGTTCAGTAAACTCAAATAG
- the LOC120568672 gene encoding tripartite motif-containing protein 16-like translates to MAQSGVQLDRETFSCPICLDLLKDPVTIPCGHSYCMNCIKRHWDEENGKKIHSCPQCRKTFTPRPVLLKNRKLTIVAKELKKTGLQAAPADHCYAGAEDVACDVCTGRKLKALKSCLVCLVSYCDQHLQLHNYDSSAFEKHKLVEPSKNLQNNFCSCHDEVMKMFCRTDQHCICYLCSVHEHKGHDTVSAAAERTERQKELEGSQQNIHQRIQDREKDVKLLQQEVEAINRSADKAVKDSGKIFTELIRLMEKRRSDVKQKVKFQQKSEVSRVKELQEKLEQEITELKRKDAEVKKLSHTEDHTQFLHNYSSLSILSKSTDSPSKDLRPLRYFEDVTAAVSEFRDNLQDILGEKWTNISSVDDLLPQREPKTRADFLKYSCEITLDPNTVNRHLLLSQGNRKATLLIEEQSYSRHPDRFTDCRQVLSGESLTGRCYWEVEWTERGVHVAVAYKNISREGSSGQCGFGLNDKSWALDCNRKSFLYNKVQTPVSVPLTARVGVYLDHSAGLLSYYSVSETMTLLHRVQTTFTQPLYAGLWFLSCGTTAKFCKLK, encoded by the coding sequence ATGGCACAGTCaggagttcagctggaccgAGAAACCTTCTCTTGTCCgatctgtctggatctactgaaggatccggtgactattccctgtggacacagctactgcatgaactgtattaaacGCCACTGGGATGAAGAGAATGGGAAGAAAATCCACAGCTGCCCTCAGTGTAGGAAGACcttcacaccgaggcctgtcctgctgaaaaacaGAAAGTTAACCATTGTAGCGAAGGaactgaagaagactggactccaagctgctcctgctgatcactgctatgctggagctgaagatgtggcctgtgatgtctgcactggGAGAAAACTGAAAGCCCTCAAGTCCTGTCTGGTGTGTCTGGTCTCTTACTGTGATCAACACCTTCAGCTTCATAATTATGACTCCTCTGCGTTtgagaaacacaagctggtggagcccTCCAAGAATCTCCAAAATAACTTCTGTTCTTgtcatgatgaggtgatgaagatgttTTGCCGAACTGATCAGCACTgtatctgttatctctgctctgtgcatgaacataaaggccacgacacagtctcagctgcagcagaaaggactgagaggcagaaagagCTCGAGGGGAGTCAACAAAACATCCAtcagagaatccaggacagagagaaagatgtgaagctgcttcaacaggAGGTGGAGGCTATCAATCGCTCTGCTGATAAAGCAGTGAAGGACAGTGGGAAAATCTTCACTGAGCTGATCCGTCTCATGGAGAAAAGAcgctctgatgtgaagcagaAGGTCAAATTCCAGCAGAAAAGTGAAGTGAGTCGAgtcaaagagcttcaggagaagctggagcaggagatcactgagctgaagaggaaagacgctgaggtgaagaagctctcacacacagaggatcacacccagtttctacacaactactCCTCACTGTCAATACTCAGTAAATCTACAGACTCACCCAGTAAAGATCTCCGGCCTCTGCGCTACTTTGAGGATGTGACAGCGGCTGTGTCAGAATTCAGAGATAACCTACAAGACATTCTGGGAGAAAAATGGACAAACATCTCATCAGTGGATGATTTACTGCCACAACGagagcccaagaccagagctgacttCCTAAAATATTCATGtgaaatcacactggatccaaatACAGTGAACAGGCATCTGTTATTATCTCAGGGGAACCGAAAAGCCACATTACTCATAGAAGAACAGTCTTATTCTcgtcacccagacagattcactgATTGTCGACAGGTCCTGAGTggagagagtctgactggacgttgttactgggaggtggagtggacagaaagaggagttcatgtagcagtcgcatacaagaaCATCAGCAGAGAAGGGAGCTCGGGTCAATGTGGATTTGGATTGAATGACAAGTCTTGGGCGTTAGATTgtaacagaaaaagttttttgtACAACAAAGTCCAAACTCCCGTCTCAGTTCCTCTGACCGCaagagtaggagtgtacctggatcacagcgCAGGTCTTCTGTCCTACTACAGCGTttctgaaaccatgactctcctccacagagtccagaccacattcactcagccgctcTATGCTGGACTTTGGTTTTTATCTTGTGGCACCACTGCTAAGTTCTGTAAACTCAAATAG